One Helianthus annuus cultivar XRQ/B chromosome 7, HanXRQr2.0-SUNRISE, whole genome shotgun sequence genomic region harbors:
- the LOC110868338 gene encoding ribonuclease P protein subunit p29 produces MTTGTSTQAPTNLAFEAIARREAFERQLQQQKNKNTNRFLEKNRVKGSANLNRDSAPSTNAASTPSKKGKYSFTWKTATRDAEANHPIYLPLSHPVHEKLAVPNLEANVVDKMLHELFQSGDSAQNYLQGSKKMEIDNRVPLDNKVQNRNVELSKVLRSHSKRSKKHMSMKQHKKIGSLDLPQDLHKFELFQPMHEMWKDYMTQLLKGAEKSQMLKCLLSADLHGAHILVVECKMAYFKGVSGIMIRETAETFGIITKDNKLKVVLKKISVFMLQVDCWKITLQGDKLTSRKVGQ; encoded by the exons ATGACAACGGGCACAAGCACACAAGCTCCAACAAATCTTGCATTTGAGGCAATAGCACGAAGAGAAGCTTTCGAGCGTCAATTACAACAGCAGAAGAACAAAAATACTAATAGATTTCTAGAAAAGAACAGAGTTAAAGGTTCTGCCAATTTGAATCGAGATTCTGCACCGTCCACAAATGCTGCAAGTACTCCGTCCAAGAAAG GCAAATACTCTTTCACATGGAAAACTGCTACACGAG ACGCGGAAGCAAATCATCCTATATATCTTCCACTCTCCCACCCGGTACATGAAAAATTAGCAGTGCCAAATCTTGAG GCAAATGTGGTGGACAAGATGTTGCACGAACTTTTCCAGAGTGGCGATTCAGCCCAGAATTACCTGCAAGGATCTAAAAAAATGGAAATTGATAATCGGGTCCCGCTTGATAATAAAGTACAAAACCGCAACGTGGAACTTTCAAAAGTTTTACGAAGCCACTCAAAGAGATCTAAAAAGCACATGTCCATGAAACAACACAAGAAAATCGGATCATTAGATTTGCCTCAAGATCTCCATAA GTTTGAATTGTTTCAACCGATGCATGAAATGTGGAAAGATTACATGACCCAACTTTTAAAAGGCGCTGA GAAAAGTCAAATGCTCAAATGTCTTCTCAGTGCCGATCTTCACGGTGCACATATTCTAG TTGTAGAATGTAAAATGGCTTATTTCAAGGGGGTGAGTGGGATCATGATCCGTGAAACCGCTGAGACATTTGGAATAATCACAAAAGATAATAAATTAAAAG TTGTGTTGAAGAAGATTTCTGTATTTATGCTGCAAGTTGATTGTTGGAAGATTACACTGCAAGGTGATAAGTTGACTTCCAGGAAAGTCGGTCAATGA
- the LOC110868337 gene encoding uncharacterized protein LOC110868337 isoform X1: MAIIIRRPLLIGVLIVMALGISVYLRLWTIDYQISSTETELLRRQFDLANREAVDESAEWRLRFDEAEERANTCANELKSQVKANLGDNSMTKRLDMLQKENMNLLERVETLKQELEAEKLKCSTQKL, translated from the exons ATGGCAATAATAATTAGAAGACCGTTGTTGATCGGCGTTTTAATCGTCATGGCTCTCGGAATCTCCGTCTACTTGAGGCTCTGGACCATCGATTACCAGATTTCATCCACTGAAACTGAATTACTGAG AAGGCAGTTTGATCTTGCAAATAGAGAAGCGGTTGATGAGTCTGCGGAATGGAGACTTAGATTTGATGAAGCGGAAGAACGCGCAAACACATGTGCGAACGAGTTAAAAAGC CAGGTTAAGGCGAATCTTGGGGATAATAGTATGACCAAAAGGCTAGATATGTTGCAGAAG GAGAATATGAACTTGCTGGAAAGGGTTGAGACCTTAAAACAAGAGCTTGAAGCTGAGAAGTTGAAATGCAGTACGCAGAAGTTGTAA
- the LOC110868337 gene encoding uncharacterized protein LOC110868337 isoform X2, with amino-acid sequence MAIIIRRPLLIGVLIVMALGISVYLRLWTIDYQISSTETELLRRQFDLANREAVDESAEWRLRFDEAEERANTCANELKSVKANLGDNSMTKRLDMLQKENMNLLERVETLKQELEAEKLKCSTQKL; translated from the exons ATGGCAATAATAATTAGAAGACCGTTGTTGATCGGCGTTTTAATCGTCATGGCTCTCGGAATCTCCGTCTACTTGAGGCTCTGGACCATCGATTACCAGATTTCATCCACTGAAACTGAATTACTGAG AAGGCAGTTTGATCTTGCAAATAGAGAAGCGGTTGATGAGTCTGCGGAATGGAGACTTAGATTTGATGAAGCGGAAGAACGCGCAAACACATGTGCGAACGAGTTAAAAAGC GTTAAGGCGAATCTTGGGGATAATAGTATGACCAAAAGGCTAGATATGTTGCAGAAG GAGAATATGAACTTGCTGGAAAGGGTTGAGACCTTAAAACAAGAGCTTGAAGCTGAGAAGTTGAAATGCAGTACGCAGAAGTTGTAA
- the LOC110868336 gene encoding uncharacterized protein LOC110868336, whose product MTTRKLYHDQTPKFLYFGGGDGDNDKRINPLGADGFEMNEADLWSTEMDDHSNAPQNHVPRRSKFPLKAHQQRKVPMSNAARSLPVNVPDWSMILRDEYKHHGRTNNDHDDLEFDGDNEIMLPPHEYLARTRIASFSVHEGVGRTLKGRDLSRVRNAIWKQTGFEQD is encoded by the coding sequence ATGACAACAAGAAAATTATATCATGATCAAACACCAAAGTTCCTTTATTTCGGCGGCGGTGACGGAGACAACGATAAGAGAATCAATCCACTCGGTGCTGACGGATTCGAGATGAACGAAGCCGACTTGTGGAGCACCGAAATGGATGATCATTCAAACGCGCCACAAAACCACGTACCAAGAAGATCAAAGTTTCCATTGAAAGCTCATCAACAACGAAAAGTGCCCATGTCGAATGCGGCTAGATCATTGCCGGTCAACGTACCCGATTGGTCAATGATTTTGAGAGATGAGTACAAGCATCATGGGAGGACAAACAATGATCATGATGACCTAGAGTTTGATGGTGATAATGAGATCATGTTGCCACCTCATGAGTATCTAGCAAGAACTAGAATTGCTTCATTTTCGGTTCATGAAGGTGTTGGAAGAACACTAAAAGGGAGAGATTTGAGTAGGGTTAGAAATGCTATTTGGAAGCAAACCGGTTTTGAACAAGATTAA
- the LOC110866811 gene encoding uncharacterized protein LOC110866811, with translation MNFISLNINGVAAGAKGGWVKNLKFKLKVDVIGLQETHKSGLSEIELRRFWGKSSFKVVSVDSIGRSGGLALMWNPEVFKDVQILQNHRYLLVAGYFSGVEERVNILNTHAPNDARQRKVLWEEILGLINSLSGLWVLFGDFNDVRYVEERVNSRFDQGAADAFNGFISRAGLIEYNMSGVSLSCNLIDFGPIPFEFFNAWVGDPQLLKIVKDVSSSGSLGGKSDSLLVRTLKRIKEEIKRWRKQVNATELLEVKMMLSSIEDIERKATLGPLSESDRKTRMELISKINDLERIKAKNLQQKARVNWVKFGDENSSFFHSILNVNIASNRINSLSFDNIMISDPVDHKDRIRRWFKKQFSEPIRRRPKFCGAGLPIISEVNGCNSSFVALIPKQKDPLSIGDFRPISLVGSVYKILAKVLANRLKIVINDVISNTQSAFVGGRNILDSPLIISETVAWAKKKKEKLLIFKVDFEKAYDSINWKFLFHLMDLMGFPEKWICWIKGCLVSGMGSVLVNGSPTAEFKYKRGLRQGDPLSPFLFIIAMEVINLFMNRVVNLGLFKGFELPNGGPNLSHLCYADDVLFIGSWSEQNVVILSRLLRWIYLVTGLKVNYSKCKLFGIGVDDMEISRLAAKLNCEVGRFPFVYLGIPIGANMNRAKNWNPVIERLKAKLSKWKGRHLSMVGRMTLAKSVLGSLPTYYLSLFAAPKCVITKLERIRRDFIWGITDRIKKVRWVRWELLMKSKLKGGMGIGSIADFNHAMLIKWWWRFKTNPEQVCAKVVAAIHNSSIPNQFIPIINSIPGIWKGIDNMELVSEKIGISLQQNLIEKNGVWVWRNNGEEPFAVKQVRKDFELAKLQDPDAEPLFVWNKWASPKSNLLLWRVILDKIASRDGLIRRGITMVDERCPRCGLELETIDHIFFKCLWSRSIWWNVLAWIRVRYPGDIASFREFFEYVKNCPGGRIWKKIIYTIVIASVWRIWSARNLKVFEGCFIPIKMSVDLIKEDSFLWISNRANIKRPAWEDWVKFNILDLL, from the exons ATGAATTTTATTTCTCTAAACATTAATGGAGTGGCAGCTGGGGCCAAAGGTGGTTGGGTGAAAAATTTAAAGTTCAAGCTCAAAGTTGATGTCATCGGTTTACAGGAGACTCACAAATCTGGGTTATCTGAGATCGAGTTGCGGAGGTTCTGGGGTAAATCGAGCTTTAAAGTAGTCTCGGTGGATTCTATTGGAAGATCTGGAGGTTTGGCTTTGATGTGGAACCCGGAGGTGTTCAAGGATGTTCAGATCCTGCAAAATCATCGGTATCTCTTGGTTGCTGGGTATTTTTCGGGGGTGGAGGAGAGAGTGAACATTCTGAATACTCATGCCCCTAACGATGCTAGGCAGAGAAAAGTGTTGTGGGAGGAAATTTTGGGCCTGATTAATAGTCTGTCTGGTTTGTGGGTTCTTTTCGGAGATTTCAATGATGTTCGGTATGTTGAGGAGCGTGTCAATTCCAGATTTGACCAAGGGGCGGCTGATGCTTTCAACGGGTTTATATCCAGAGCGGGGCTTATCGAATACAACATGTCCGGTG TTTCTTTGTCCTGTAATTTAATTGATTTTGGCCCGATTCCTTTCGAATTTTTTAACGCTTGGGTGGGGGATCCTCAATTGCTGAAGATCGTTAAGGATGTCAGCTCGTCAGGAAGTTTGGGGGGGAAGTCTGATTCCTTGCTAGTGAGGACACTTAAACGTATAAAGGAAGAGATAAAAAGATGGAGAAAACAGGTTAATGCTACTGAGTTATTGGAAGTAAAAATGATGTTGTCTTCTATCGAAGATATTGAAAGGAAAGCGACCCTTGGGCCCCTCTCGGAAAGCGATAGGAAAACCAGAATGGAGCTAATTAGTAAGATAAATGATTTGGAACGTATTAAGGCGAAAAATCTGCAACAAAAGGCGAGAGTCAATTGGGTTAAATTCGGGGATGAAAACAGTTCGTTTTTTCACAGTATTTTGAATGTGAATATCGCCTCGAACAGGATTAATAGCCTCAGTTTTGACAATATAATGATCTCTGACCCGGTGGATCATAAAGATCGTATAAGAAGGTGGTTCAAGAAGCAATTCTCGGAACCGATTAGGAGGAGACCCAAGTTTTGTGGTGCTGGTTTGCCTATCATTTCGGAGGTGAATG GCTGTAACTCGTCGTTCGTGGCCCTAATTCCGAAACAAAAGGACCCTCTTAGTATTGGAGACTTTCGCCCAATCTCTTTGGTTGGCTCGGTGTACAAGATTCTAGCCAAGGTGTTGGCTAACCGATTGAAGATTGTGATTAACGACGTGATCTCGAACACGCAATCGGCTTTTGTAGGGGGAAGAAACATTCTTGATAGCCCGCTAATTATTAGTGAAACCGTTGCTTGGgctaagaaaaaaaaagagaagctGTTAATCTTCAAAGTCGATTTCGAGAAGGCGTACGACTCGATTAACTGGAAGTTTTTGTTTCATTTGATGGATCTGATGGGGTTTCCGGAGAAATGGATTTGCTGGATCAAAGGGTGTTTAGTCTCTGGTATGGGGTCGGTTTTGGTGAATGGTTCGCCAACGGCCGAGTTCAAATACAAAAGGGGTCTCAGGCAGGGGGATCCCCTATCCCCTTTTCTCTTTATTATTGCTATGGAGGTAATAAACTTATTTATGAATAGGGTTGTGAATCTTGGGCTGTTCAAAGGTTTCGAATTACCAAATGGAGGTCCGAATCTCTCTCATCTTTGCTACGCCGATGATGTGTTGTTCATTGGCTCTTGGTCTGAACAAAACGTGGTCATTCTCAGTCGGCTTCTCAGGTGGATTTATTTGGTTACGGGCTTAAAAGTGAATTACAGTAAATGTAAACTGTTCGGAATAGGTGTTGATGACATGGAGATTTCACGGTTGGCTGCAAAGCTTAATTGCGAAGTGGGCCGGTTCCCTTTTGTTTACCTCGGAATCCCGATTGGAGCAAACATGAATCGGGCGAAGAATTGGAATCCGGTGATtgaaagacttaaagctaaattATCTAAATGGAAAGGTAGGCACTTATCGATGGTAGGGCGGATGACATTAGCGAAATCAGTTTTGGGAAGTCTTCCGACTTATTATCTCTCTTTATTTGCGGCTCCTAAATGTGTGATTACCAAGCTCGAAAGAATCCGAAGAGATTTTATTTGGGGCATTACGGATAGAATTAAAAAGGTTAGATGGGTCCGGTGGGAGTTGCTAATGAAATCTAAGTTAAAAGGTGGCATGGGGATTGGTTCGATTGCAGATTTTAATCACGCTATGCTTAtaaaatggtggtggaggttcaaGACGAATCCGGAGCAAGTCTGTGCCAAGGTTGTCGCTGCTATTCATAATAGTAGCATTCCGAATCAGTTCATTCCAATTATTAATTCGATTCCTGGAATCTGGAAAGGTATCGACAACATGGAGTTGGTTTCTGAGAAGATTGGCATTAGTTTGCAGCAGAACCTGATAGAAAAAAATGGTGTATGGGTTTGGAGAAACAATGGTGAGGAGCCGTTTGCAGTTAAACAAGTTCGAAAAGATTTTGAACTGGCTAAATTGCAAGATCCGGATGCTGAGCCGCTGTTTGTTTGGAATAAATGGGCCTCCCCCAAATCAAATCTGCTGCTATGGAGGGTTATATTAGATAAGATCGCTTCCCGGGATGGTCTGATAAGAAGAGGTATTACAATGGTGGATGAAAGATGCCCTCGGTGTGGTCTTGAGTTAGAGACGATTGATCACATTTTTTTCAAATGTCTTTGGAGTAGGAGTATATGGTGGAATGTTTTAGCTTGGATCCGGGTAAGATACCCAGGGGATATCGCTTCGTTTCGAGAGTTTTTTGAGTATGTTAAGAATTGTCCGGGCGGTAGGATTTGGAAAAAGATCATCTACACTATCGTGATTGCCTCGGTGTGGAGAATTTGGAGTGCGAGAAACTTAAAAGTTTTTGAAGGTTGCTTTATTCCAATCAAGATGTCGGTGGATCTTATTAAAGAGGATTCGTTCCTATGGATTAGTAATCGGGCAAATATTAAAAGACCAGCTTGGGAGGATTGGGTGAAGTTCAATATTTTGGACTTATTGTAA